One genomic segment of Pseudorca crassidens isolate mPseCra1 chromosome X, mPseCra1.hap1, whole genome shotgun sequence includes these proteins:
- the GPR119 gene encoding glucose-dependent insulinotropic receptor: MESSFSFGVILAILASLIIAANALVVMAVLSLIHKNDGVGLSFTLNLAVADTSLGLAISGLVTDQLSSAARPTQKTLCSLQMAFVTSSAAASVLTVMLIAFDRYLAIKQPLRYFQIMNGLMAGACIAGLWLVSYLIGFLPLGVRVFQQTAYKGPCSFFAVFHPRFVLTLSCVGFFPALLLFVFFYCDILKIASMHSQQIRKTEHAGAPAGAHRPPRTPSDFKAVRTVAILIGSFTLSWTPFLITSIVQVACQECHLYPVLERYLWLLGVGNSLLNPLIYAYWQKEIRQQFSQMALGMKKGLAAFLLLLSARDGGPQGPRESARHITTISHSELDG, encoded by the coding sequence ATGGAGTCATCTTTCTCATTTGGAGTGATCCTTGCTATCCTGGCCTCCCTCATTATTGCTGCTAATGCCCTAGTGGTCATGGCTGTGCTGTCGTTGATCCACAAGAATGATGGTGTCGGTCTCAGCTTCACCTTGAATCTGGCTGTGGCTGACACCTCGCTTGGCCTGGCCATCTCTGGCCTAGTCACAGACCAGCTCTCCAGCGCGGCTCGGCCCACACAGAAGACCCTGTGCAGCCTTCAGATGGCATTTGTCACTTCTTCTGCAGCTGCCTCTGTCCTCACGGTCATGCTGATTGCCTTTGACAGGTACCTTGCCATCAAGCAGCCCCTCCGCTATTTCCAGATCATGAACGGGCTCATGGCCGGGGCCTGCATTGCCGGGCTGTGGTTGGTGTCTTACCTCATTGGCTTCCTCCCACTCGGGGTCCGCGTATTCCAGCAGACCGCCTACAAGGGGCCCTGCAGCTTCTTCGCTGTGTTTCACCCGCGCTTCGTGCTGACCCTCTCCTGCGTTGGCTTcttcccagccctgctcctcTTTGTCTTCTTCTACTGTGACATACTCAAGATTGCTTCCATGCACAGCCAGCAGATCCGCAAGACAGAGCATGCAGGAGCCCCAGCCGGGGCTCACCGGCCCCCACGGACCCCCAGTGACTTCAAGGCTGTCCGCACTGTGGCCATTCTCATTGGCAGCTTCACTCTGTCCTGGACCCCGTTCCTTATCACTAGCATTGTGCAGGTGGCCTGCCAGGAGTGCCACCTCTACCCAGTGCTGGAACGGTACCTGTGGCTGCTTGGTGTGGGCAACTCCCTGCTCAACCCACTCATCTATGCCTATTGGCAGAAGGAGATACGGCAACAGTTCTCCCAGATGGCCCTGGGAATGAAGAAGGGGCTCGCCgcattcctcctccttctctcagcCAGGGATGGTGGCCCACAGGGGCCCAGGGAAAGTGCCCGTCACATCACCACCATCTCCCACTCAGAGCTTGACGGCTAA